In a single window of the Gossypium hirsutum isolate 1008001.06 chromosome D02, Gossypium_hirsutum_v2.1, whole genome shotgun sequence genome:
- the LOC107910385 gene encoding BTB/POZ domain-containing protein At1g21780, which translates to MGDSKVETISRLAQWRIDNFSPCSYKKSDPFKVGLWNWHLSIEKNRYMYIRLFPEPSRVSKEQPPYAKFILRISNVGANRRLYISPVHDRPLRTCDDFYWPVDSSFHGRFIIDVEFLDLRICPINGGETVSIWPMDGAIQSMSTQTTLRCLARMLDEGLHADVTIKTAEGTLRAHKAVLSASSPVFESMFHHNLKEKESSTIHIDDMSLESCRALLNYLYGTINQEDFWKHRLPLLGAANKYDIVDLKDACEESLLEDINSQNVLERLQEAWLYQLTKLKKGCMTYLFDFGKIYDVRDEINNFFRQADRELMLDMFQEVLTVWKLV; encoded by the exons ATGGGTGATTCAAAGGTCGAAACCATCTCCAGATTAGCTCAATGGAGGATCGACAACTTTAGTCCTTGTTCTTACAAAAAATCCGACCCCTTCAAGGTCGGTCTTTGGAACtg GCACTTGTCTATAGAGAAGAATCgatatatgtatattcgattaTTTCCTGAGCCATCTCGTGTGTCTAAGGAGCAGCCTCCTTATGCTAAATTCATACTCAGGATCTCTAATGTTGGTGCTAATCGTAGACTTTATATCTCCCCAG TTCATGATAGACCGCTGCGAACGTGTGATGACTTTTATTGGCCTGTTGATTCTTCATTCCATGGACGCTTCATTATTGATGTTGAGTTCCTGGACCTGAGGATCTGCCCCATAAAT GGTGGTGAAACCGTTTCAATATGGCCTATGGATGGAGCAATCCAGTCTATGTCAACTCAAACAACCCTACGCTGCCTTGCTCGCATGCTTGATGAAGGTCTTCATGCGGATGTTACTATCAAGACTGCTGAAGGTACTCTAAGAGCACACAAAGCAGTTCTATCTGCAAGTTCTCCTGTTTTCGAGAGTATGTTCCATCACAACCTTAAGGAAAAGGAGTCATCCACAATCCATATAGATGACATGTCACTGGAGTCTTGCAGGGCCCTTCTCAATTACTTGTATGGAACAATAAACCAAGAGGACTTTTGGAAGCATCGACTGCCATTACTGGGAGCTGCAAATAAATACGACATTGTGGATCTCAAAGATGCTTGTGAGGAAAGCCTTCTAGAAGACATCAACTCTCAGAATGTCCTTGAGAGGCTGCAGGAGGCTTGGCTTTACCAATTGACCAAGCTGAAAAAGGGGTGCATGACATACTTGTTTGATTTCGGAAAGATATATGATGTTAGAGATGAAATCAATAACTTTTTCAGGCAGGCAGACCGAGAACTGATGCTGGATATGTTTCAAGAAGTGCTGACTGTTTGGAAACTGGTATGA